The DNA segment AAGGCTCTTGTTGACAGATTAAGCAGATTAGCTGACTTTAGTGCCCTGCAGGTTTAAGATTAAATTTATATTAATAGTTGATTGAATCAAGTTTAAGCTTGACAAAGATATTGATCATTGGTTAATGACCCCTTTCGGTTTGCACGCAACACCTGCTTTGCAGGGAAATAAATAGAAATTTAATATACAGGAGAATTACCTTGGCGAATCACAAGTCCGCACTTAAAAGGCACCGTCAGAGCTTGGTCCGTAATCATCGTAACACAATGGTTCGTACCCGTATTAAAAACGTAGTTAAAGAAGTTCGTACCGCTGTTGAAGCAAATGATAAAGAAAATGCTTCAGTTGCTCTGACCAAGGCTGTCTCAGTTCTTGATAAGGCTGCTTCTAAGAAAGTTATACACGCTCGTTGTGCTGCTCGTAGAATTTCACGTCTTCAGACTGCAGTAAATAAGCTTTCCTAGTAAGTTAGCATATTTTTGTTTTTTTAGCCCGCTGTATTGATATACAGCGGGCTTTTCTTATATGCACAGTGCCGTATTGGATGTGGAAAAAACGTTTTGTTTCAGATAGTAATTCAGGATAACATTCAGAGAATAACTATTCTTCATCTGTTTTGG comes from the Maridesulfovibrio bastinii DSM 16055 genome and includes:
- the rpsT gene encoding 30S ribosomal protein S20 — protein: MANHKSALKRHRQSLVRNHRNTMVRTRIKNVVKEVRTAVEANDKENASVALTKAVSVLDKAASKKVIHARCAARRISRLQTAVNKLS